From one Chryseobacterium sp. 3008163 genomic stretch:
- a CDS encoding cryptochrome/photolyase family protein, which translates to MPSKKLSTAQLIFPHQLFKDTDYLDKNQPVFLVEEFLFFKQYKFHKQKIAFHRGSMKFYEEYLTKKTFKVQYIESTSPLSDIRNLIKHLEKEEFEEILITDVCDDWLEKRIKETKLKLEILESSLFIITREDLKDYFEDKKSYHQTDFYKQQRISRNILMKAGKPICGKWTFDTENRKKYPKNKKVPSVHFPQNSKYYDEAKIYTEKNFNENYGNLTSYQLYPVTFEEAENWLNQFFELRFADFGVYEDSIVEREHFLHHSVLSPLLNIGLLTPENVLKEAIEYANEYKIPINSLEGFVRQILGWREFVRGIYLYQGTFQRNKNYWKHQNPLPESFYTGKTKIKPIDSTILKVLESGYAHHIERLMIFANFMNLLKLNPDDVYQWFMEMFIDSYDWVMVPNVYGMSSFSDGGKMSTKPYISGSNYIKKMSDYSDDGWTEKWDALFWNFVNDNREFFKTNPRLGMMLRTLDKMTDEKKSEHFKIAQHTIKNLK; encoded by the coding sequence ATGCCATCCAAAAAATTAAGTACGGCGCAATTGATATTTCCGCATCAGCTTTTTAAAGACACGGATTATTTGGATAAAAATCAACCGGTTTTCTTGGTGGAAGAGTTTCTGTTTTTCAAACAATACAAATTTCACAAACAGAAAATTGCCTTCCATAGGGGGAGTATGAAGTTTTATGAGGAATATCTGACCAAGAAAACATTCAAGGTTCAATATATAGAAAGCACTTCCCCACTTTCTGATATTCGGAATTTAATTAAACATTTAGAAAAAGAAGAATTTGAGGAAATTCTCATTACGGATGTTTGCGACGATTGGCTTGAAAAGAGAATTAAGGAAACGAAATTGAAATTAGAAATTCTTGAAAGTTCTTTATTCATCATTACCCGAGAAGATTTGAAAGACTATTTTGAAGATAAAAAATCTTATCATCAAACCGATTTCTACAAACAGCAAAGAATTTCCCGAAATATTCTAATGAAAGCCGGAAAACCAATCTGTGGAAAATGGACTTTTGATACAGAAAACCGTAAAAAATATCCTAAAAACAAAAAAGTACCATCCGTTCATTTTCCTCAAAACAGCAAATATTATGATGAAGCAAAAATTTATACGGAGAAAAATTTCAATGAAAATTATGGCAATTTAACTTCCTATCAACTCTATCCCGTCACTTTTGAGGAAGCTGAAAATTGGTTGAATCAGTTTTTTGAACTGCGGTTTGCCGATTTTGGAGTCTATGAAGACAGTATCGTAGAGCGTGAACATTTTCTGCATCACAGCGTGCTTTCGCCATTGTTAAACATTGGACTTTTGACTCCTGAAAACGTTTTGAAAGAAGCTATTGAATATGCGAACGAATATAAAATCCCCATCAATTCTCTGGAAGGATTTGTGCGTCAGATTTTAGGTTGGAGAGAATTTGTGAGGGGGATTTACCTCTATCAGGGAACTTTTCAGCGGAATAAAAATTATTGGAAACATCAAAACCCACTACCCGAATCTTTTTATACTGGAAAGACTAAAATTAAACCGATTGACAGCACAATTTTGAAGGTTTTGGAAAGTGGTTATGCGCATCACATCGAGCGATTAATGATTTTCGCCAACTTTATGAATCTGTTGAAACTCAATCCAGACGACGTTTATCAATGGTTTATGGAGATGTTCATCGATTCTTACGATTGGGTAATGGTTCCGAATGTTTATGGGATGAGCAGCTTTTCTGACGGCGGAAAAATGAGTACAAAACCGTACATCAGCGGAAGCAATTATATCAAAAAGATGAGCGATTACTCTGATGACGGCTGGACGGAAAAATGGGATGCCCTCTTTTGGAATTTTGTGAATGATAACAGAGAATTTTTCAAAACAAATCCGAGATTGGGAATGATGTTGCGAACTTTGGATAAAATGACGGATGAGAAAAAATCTGAACACTTTAAAATCGCACAGCACACGATTAAAAATTTAAAATAA
- a CDS encoding TIGR03643 family protein — MVKKFNLIQTDRIIEMAWEDRTPFEAIEFQFGISESEVIDVMRRELKPSSFRLWRMRVNSGVSQKHLMKRNHEIERFKCTRQRMISHNKISKR, encoded by the coding sequence ATTGTGAAAAAATTTAATTTAATACAGACAGACCGTATCATTGAAATGGCTTGGGAAGACAGAACGCCGTTTGAAGCAATAGAATTTCAGTTTGGAATTTCTGAATCTGAAGTGATTGACGTGATGCGAAGAGAATTGAAACCTTCGAGTTTTAGACTTTGGAGAATGAGAGTGAATTCGGGAGTTAGCCAGAAACATCTTATGAAGAGAAATCATGAAATTGAGAGATTTAAGTGCACTAGACAACGGATGATAAGTCATAATAAAATTTCGAAACGGTAA
- a CDS encoding SDR family NAD(P)-dependent oxidoreductase, which produces MKNIVIIGCGQGIGFAAAKILSDYNVIGISRTENPEIENLNIEFHPIDIISGNLDKITFPEVIDGLVYSPGSINLKPFNRLSIEDFKNDFEVNVLGAVKTIQKLLPNLKKSESASVVLFSSVAAKLGMPFHASISASKSAVEGLTKSLAAELSAQKIRVNAIAPSLTDTNLASQLLSTPEKREASGKRHPLQKVGNANEIAKMVEFLLSENSSWITGQIIGIDGGMSNIKL; this is translated from the coding sequence ATGAAAAACATAGTCATTATCGGTTGCGGACAGGGAATTGGATTTGCTGCTGCAAAAATATTGTCGGACTACAATGTAATCGGCATTTCAAGAACAGAAAATCCTGAAATTGAAAATTTAAATATTGAATTTCATCCGATAGATATCATTTCGGGGAATCTGGATAAAATTACATTCCCTGAAGTTATTGACGGATTGGTTTATTCGCCGGGAAGTATTAATTTAAAACCATTTAACCGGCTTTCGATTGAAGATTTTAAGAATGATTTTGAAGTCAATGTTTTGGGTGCGGTGAAAACGATTCAGAAGCTGTTACCTAATTTGAAGAAGTCGGAAAGTGCTTCTGTTGTATTGTTCAGTTCGGTGGCTGCAAAATTAGGAATGCCTTTTCACGCTTCGATTTCTGCAAGTAAAAGTGCTGTTGAAGGTTTAACGAAAAGTCTGGCGGCAGAATTGTCTGCTCAGAAAATCAGAGTTAATGCCATTGCTCCCTCTTTAACGGATACTAATTTAGCTTCACAACTTCTTTCAACACCTGAAAAAAGAGAAGCTTCGGGAAAGAGACATCCGTTGCAAAAAGTTGGAAATGCGAACGAAATCGCAAAAATGGTTGAGTTTTTATTATCTGAAAATTCATCTTGGATTACAGGACAAATCATCGGGATTGACGGCGGAATGAGTAACATCAAATTGTAA
- a CDS encoding MarR family winged helix-turn-helix transcriptional regulator, with amino-acid sequence MQTDFIIELLHQVKEFENSDLCKHNSTVDDFRVWMNDKKYSDESPTKLFKNEKHQVSFTENEICKQVLLLGRYSKLLIRKGLGDFPELANEEFTYLYRLKDEPFLTKIQLIEKNGHEKQTGTQIIKRLLEAGFLEEKNDLDDKRSKRLNLTKKGDETFHLSVAKVNQTSKLLSGKLDKDEKNELLRILKKLNEFHSHIYTDYKSTDIETIVKVFG; translated from the coding sequence ATGCAAACTGATTTTATCATAGAATTACTTCATCAAGTCAAAGAATTTGAAAATTCTGATCTGTGTAAACATAACTCGACTGTGGACGATTTTCGGGTGTGGATGAATGATAAAAAATATTCCGACGAAAGTCCGACCAAGCTTTTTAAGAATGAAAAACATCAGGTTTCATTTACCGAAAATGAAATTTGCAAACAGGTTCTCTTATTAGGACGATACTCTAAATTACTGATCAGAAAAGGGTTAGGAGATTTTCCTGAATTAGCGAATGAAGAATTTACTTATCTGTACCGCTTGAAAGACGAACCTTTTTTAACAAAAATTCAGTTGATCGAAAAAAACGGACACGAAAAACAAACCGGAACTCAAATCATCAAAAGACTTTTGGAAGCAGGATTTCTAGAAGAAAAAAATGACTTAGACGATAAGCGCAGCAAAAGACTCAATTTGACCAAAAAGGGTGATGAAACATTTCATCTATCGGTAGCAAAAGTCAACCAAACATCAAAACTTTTATCCGGAAAGCTTGACAAAGATGAGAAGAATGAACTTCTGAGGATTTTGAAAAAACTTAATGAATTTCATTCTCATATATATACCGATTATAAAAGCACAGATATTGAAACGATTGTAAAGGTTTTTGGATAA
- a CDS encoding MBL fold metallo-hydrolase — protein MKKVIFAMALTLSSALLFAQVNSKTKPTVQLVRNATLLIDYAGKKILVDPMLSPKGTIDSWAGIQKNPTVELTMPIENIVKNVDLVIVTHTHEDHFDKPASSNLNKSVELIIQPADKEFFKKEGFTNATVVEDKKVWNGITINRVEGKHGSGTVLEMMGKTSGFVLQAKNQPTIYIVGDTIWNDDIKNDIKKFKPDYIIVNSGGARIKGFEDIPIIMNEMQTMALIAASGKAKVIAVHMDALDHCFTTRAILKKKATDLKIGKHKLIIPEDGEKLTLSV, from the coding sequence ATGAAAAAAGTAATTTTCGCAATGGCGCTTACCCTGTCATCTGCTTTATTGTTTGCGCAAGTCAATTCAAAAACAAAACCTACGGTGCAATTGGTTAGAAATGCAACCTTGTTGATTGATTATGCCGGAAAAAAAATATTGGTCGACCCCATGTTATCACCAAAAGGAACTATTGATTCTTGGGCAGGAATTCAGAAAAACCCTACGGTGGAGCTCACAATGCCCATAGAAAATATAGTGAAAAATGTTGATTTGGTGATTGTAACGCACACTCACGAAGATCATTTTGATAAGCCAGCAAGCAGCAACCTGAATAAATCTGTAGAACTAATAATACAGCCTGCTGATAAGGAATTTTTTAAAAAAGAAGGTTTTACAAATGCAACGGTTGTAGAGGATAAGAAAGTATGGAATGGCATCACAATCAATCGAGTAGAGGGAAAACATGGTTCTGGTACAGTATTGGAAATGATGGGGAAAACATCTGGATTTGTTTTGCAAGCAAAGAACCAGCCAACCATTTATATTGTAGGAGACACAATATGGAATGATGATATTAAAAATGACATTAAAAAATTCAAACCAGATTATATTATTGTTAATTCAGGTGGCGCACGTATCAAAGGTTTTGAAGACATCCCAATCATTATGAATGAAATGCAGACCATGGCATTAATAGCTGCAAGTGGAAAAGCAAAAGTAATAGCAGTTCACATGGATGCTTTGGACCATTGCTTCACAACTAGAGCTATTCTGAAAAAGAAAGCTACCGATTTGAAGATAGGAAAACATAAATTAATCATACCCGAAGACGGAGAAAAACTGACTCTTTCTGTTTAA
- a CDS encoding helix-turn-helix domain-containing protein: MTATELLKQRLLAEIKDRLVYSNKTVSEISFDLNYAEPGHMMRFFKMQTGMTTSAYLESLSTM; this comes from the coding sequence GTGACTGCTACAGAACTTCTAAAACAGCGCTTATTGGCTGAAATAAAAGATCGATTAGTTTACTCTAATAAAACAGTTTCAGAAATATCCTTTGATTTGAACTACGCTGAACCGGGGCATATGATGAGATTTTTTAAAATGCAGACAGGAATGACTACCTCCGCATATCTGGAAAGTCTAAGCACAATGTAA